In Brevibacillus brevis NBRC 100599, a single genomic region encodes these proteins:
- a CDS encoding 4'-phosphopantetheinyl transferase family protein, with protein MVVCRTIYPRTGEALPFGIVVEREKAEIGLHVFPQTFTNEFVIKGIDREFRASLCMGYFSVPVDFLKIVKFLHPREFEYYFHLEYERRVKSYLTGRYVAKRAISFLTGEDSLDRIWIEQGIFHHPVVNLPNPANLQVSITHCDDLAAAIAFSEELPMGIDVERISVDRNKVLETQMTVKESSLLSCLPYSYETTLTLFWTVKEALSKVLKTGLTTSFHIYEISQVEIRDGVVYSLFENFPQYRTASYILGDYVCSITYPKKTEWSAAEVKNLLREIEQSITNHG; from the coding sequence ATGGTAGTGTGTAGAACTATTTACCCACGAACCGGGGAAGCTCTGCCCTTTGGCATAGTCGTAGAACGAGAGAAGGCGGAGATTGGATTGCATGTATTTCCACAGACCTTTACGAATGAATTCGTTATCAAAGGGATAGATAGAGAGTTTCGTGCTAGTTTATGCATGGGCTACTTTTCTGTTCCCGTAGATTTTTTAAAAATAGTAAAATTCCTGCACCCAAGAGAATTCGAGTACTATTTTCATCTGGAGTATGAACGGAGAGTAAAAAGCTACCTGACAGGGAGATATGTCGCCAAAAGAGCCATTTCGTTTTTGACTGGAGAAGACAGTTTAGATCGAATATGGATTGAACAGGGCATTTTTCATCATCCTGTCGTAAACCTACCGAATCCAGCCAATCTCCAAGTGAGTATCACTCACTGTGATGATCTTGCAGCCGCTATTGCTTTTTCGGAGGAGCTACCGATGGGGATTGATGTGGAGAGAATTAGCGTTGATAGAAATAAAGTTCTGGAGACGCAAATGACTGTGAAGGAGAGTAGCTTGTTGTCCTGCTTGCCTTATTCCTATGAAACGACGCTCACTCTTTTCTGGACAGTCAAGGAAGCGTTATCCAAAGTTTTGAAGACTGGCTTAACAACTTCTTTTCATATCTATGAAATAAGCCAAGTGGAGATAAGGGATGGGGTTGTGTATAGTCTATTTGAAAACTTTCCTCAATACCGTACTGCCTCTTACATCCTAGGTGACTATGTGTGTTCGATCACCTATCCGAAAAAAACAGAATGGAGTGCTGCTGAAGTAAAGAATCTACTTCGGGAGATAGAACAATCCATAACAAATCACGGATAA
- the loaP gene encoding antiterminator LoaP, with product MKWYAIFVESGKEEVVQKYLRLYFNEQSLKSIVPKRLVPEKKSGIVYNVLKNFFPGYVLIQTEMTNEMFHKIKKIPRSLRLVNNGSYYSQDEGAYYSSIEEKEITPILQLMGNGEVVDYSKVYLENSKVIVESGPLKGLEGIIKKVDKHKNRAKIFLTFMGVEKTIDVGIEILSKPL from the coding sequence TTGAAATGGTATGCCATCTTTGTAGAATCCGGTAAAGAAGAAGTCGTTCAAAAGTACCTCAGACTCTATTTTAATGAGCAGTCTTTAAAATCCATTGTGCCGAAGAGATTGGTGCCTGAGAAAAAGTCAGGCATCGTGTATAACGTCCTGAAGAATTTTTTTCCTGGATATGTACTTATTCAGACTGAAATGACTAACGAAATGTTCCATAAAATCAAAAAAATTCCTAGAAGCTTGCGTTTGGTCAATAACGGTAGTTACTATTCGCAAGACGAAGGCGCTTATTATTCGAGCATTGAAGAAAAAGAAATCACCCCGATACTCCAACTCATGGGAAACGGTGAGGTTGTCGATTATTCAAAAGTATATCTGGAAAATTCAAAGGTGATCGTAGAATCTGGTCCTCTCAAAGGACTGGAAGGCATTATCAAAAAGGTGGACAAGCACAAAAACAGGGCTAAAATATTTTTAACCTTCATGGGAGTAGAGAAAACCATTGATGTGGGAATTGAAATTCTCTCAAAACCTTTGTAA
- a CDS encoding lipase family protein, with protein sequence MVFSDEDNMFTSQAAIFLAAMSYQTYLLFFKGELILPKGFQLRYTIRASADVENPTEHMYGFVAESKDQIIIAFRGYAAYPADLLAAYDILQITYPFVTDAGKTSRGFTCLYQSTRDRLLRKINQFSESKKLIITGHNYGGALAVLAALDIAVNTPFRHPIVYTYGSPRIGDPHFASRFNKVVLNSLRIVNVHDPFPTFPDQKYPPPFTQEGIYYQHVKNKFPISFQLNNTPRNDSIACYFHSLTQFDPDYAQTLCVENPGFCPDPDTCIPFQGKC encoded by the coding sequence ATGGTTTTCTCGGACGAAGACAACATGTTTACTAGTCAGGCTGCCATTTTCCTTGCAGCCATGAGCTATCAGACTTATCTACTATTTTTTAAAGGCGAGCTTATCTTACCCAAAGGTTTTCAACTCCGATACACCATTCGAGCTTCTGCTGACGTAGAGAATCCAACTGAACATATGTATGGCTTTGTAGCAGAATCAAAAGATCAAATCATCATTGCCTTCAGAGGGTACGCAGCCTATCCGGCAGACCTTTTAGCAGCCTATGACATCCTACAAATTACCTATCCTTTTGTTACAGATGCAGGGAAAACCTCACGTGGATTTACTTGCCTGTATCAGTCAACACGCGATCGATTACTCAGAAAAATAAATCAGTTTTCGGAATCAAAAAAGCTGATTATCACTGGACACAACTACGGTGGCGCTCTGGCTGTGCTGGCAGCTTTAGATATAGCAGTAAACACGCCGTTTAGACACCCAATTGTTTATACCTATGGCAGTCCGCGTATTGGTGACCCCCACTTCGCTTCACGGTTCAATAAAGTCGTTCTAAATAGCCTGCGGATTGTCAATGTTCACGACCCTTTTCCTACCTTCCCCGACCAAAAATATCCACCTCCTTTTACCCAGGAAGGTATCTATTATCAACATGTAAAAAACAAGTTTCCGATCTCGTTTCAACTGAATAATACGCCTCGCAACGATAGTATTGCCTGCTATTTTCATAGCCTCACTCAGTTTGACCCTGATTACGCCCAAACACTCTGTGTGGAAAATCCGGGGTTTTGTCCAGATCCAGATACGTGTATTCCGTTTCAAGGCAAATGCTAG
- a CDS encoding lipase family protein has translation MIDRIYNSEDAILLAAMIHQAYQLFETDSLVLPQGYRQRSAIRALAGVETPEPEVFGFVAESPDSIVVALRGTRTFNDNESDQDLYQVPYHFVRKAGKTHRGFTCIYQSARDELIRELSKLSRSKRLFVAGHSLGGGLATLAGLDIAVNTKFTRPFVYTYGSPRVGDPVFASRFNETVKNSVRIVNVHDIIPTLPSKVYPPPFTKKGLYYQHVDRKHLLDFQLNSLAVRNHEIVCYFKFLAQEDPGFTERLCVENEGFCPDTGMCVPFLGGC, from the coding sequence ATGATCGATCGTATTTATAACAGTGAAGATGCGATTTTACTTGCGGCCATGATCCATCAGGCCTATCAGCTTTTTGAAACAGATTCACTTGTCTTGCCACAAGGGTATCGTCAGCGCTCTGCGATTCGAGCATTGGCTGGTGTCGAGACGCCGGAGCCCGAGGTATTTGGTTTTGTAGCCGAGTCACCAGACAGTATCGTTGTTGCTCTTCGGGGAACACGCACGTTTAACGACAATGAGTCAGATCAGGATTTGTATCAAGTCCCCTATCATTTTGTCAGAAAGGCCGGAAAGACCCACCGTGGGTTTACTTGCATTTACCAATCCGCGCGAGATGAATTGATTCGGGAGTTGAGCAAGCTCTCTAGATCGAAAAGACTATTTGTTGCGGGGCACAGTTTAGGGGGAGGGTTGGCCACACTTGCCGGCTTGGATATTGCCGTGAATACGAAGTTTACGCGACCTTTTGTGTATACGTATGGGAGCCCTCGTGTCGGAGATCCTGTCTTTGCTTCGCGGTTTAATGAGACTGTAAAGAACAGTGTTCGGATCGTGAATGTTCATGATATTATTCCGACTTTGCCCTCCAAGGTGTACCCTCCTCCGTTTACGAAAAAAGGGTTGTACTACCAGCATGTCGATCGGAAGCATTTGTTGGATTTTCAGTTGAATAGCTTAGCTGTAAGGAATCATGAAATTGTTTGTTATTTTAAGTTTCTGGCGCAGGAGGACCCTGGATTTACGGAGAGGTTGTGCGTGGAGAATGAGGGGTTTTGTCCAGATACGGGGATGTGTGTGCCGTTTTTAGGGGGATGTTGA
- a CDS encoding cyclic lactone autoinducer peptide gives MKNKAMMFVAKHVSAIASFVAVLAVSTASFGFVGKPEIPEELKK, from the coding sequence ATGAAAAATAAAGCGATGATGTTCGTAGCGAAACATGTTTCAGCAATTGCTTCATTTGTTGCAGTACTGGCAGTATCTACAGCATCCTTCGGTTTCGTGGGAAAACCTGAAATTCCAGAAGAATTAAAGAAATAA
- a CDS encoding accessory gene regulator ArgB-like protein, whose amino-acid sequence MIETLAERIAIQLKSINPHETKSVPTMKFGLILIINMLLIITISLTLSLIIGTFQGTLLTLAGFLVLRQFSGGFHYSSSVYCTITSISGAVFIPLITLPTDFITPIIIITVVLVALFAPQDMEMQSRLFKQNQTLLLKIISILIVSLLFFIESETLVKTFFVQALTLIPLKGGGKDEK is encoded by the coding sequence ATGATTGAAACTCTTGCTGAAAGAATAGCCATACAACTAAAGTCGATCAATCCACATGAAACGAAGTCAGTTCCTACCATGAAATTTGGGCTAATCCTTATTATCAACATGCTGCTCATCATTACGATTAGCCTTACCCTTTCCCTCATCATAGGGACATTTCAAGGAACATTACTCACATTGGCCGGATTTTTAGTACTACGCCAATTTTCAGGAGGATTTCACTATTCATCGTCTGTCTACTGCACCATAACAAGTATTTCGGGAGCGGTATTCATCCCTCTCATTACCCTTCCTACTGATTTTATCACCCCGATTATTATCATCACAGTAGTTCTAGTAGCACTTTTTGCTCCACAAGATATGGAAATGCAATCACGACTATTCAAACAGAATCAGACTTTGCTCCTCAAGATCATCTCAATTCTCATCGTTAGTTTATTATTTTTCATAGAAAGCGAGACACTGGTTAAGACCTTCTTTGTGCAAGCATTGACGCTAATTCCACTGAAAGGAGGTGGAAAAGATGAAAAATAA
- a CDS encoding DUF1877 family protein, with the protein MVGGHVLDTEEFVSVIGSDELLRILEALHSMDRTVLQQQYKPADFRAKQIYPDIWVDDEAEERFAELITELNQFTHFHEQSLAKGHDILISIY; encoded by the coding sequence ATTGTCGGAGGCCACGTCCTGGATACTGAAGAATTCGTAAGCGTCATTGGCTCTGATGAGCTTCTTCGCATTTTAGAAGCTCTTCATTCTATGGATAGGACCGTCTTGCAGCAACAATACAAGCCAGCGGATTTTAGAGCGAAACAGATTTATCCAGATATTTGGGTGGACGATGAAGCTGAGGAACGTTTCGCAGAACTTATAACGGAACTCAACCAGTTTACTCATTTTCATGAACAAAGCCTTGCCAAGGGGCATGACATATTGATCAGCATTTATTAA
- a CDS encoding HD domain-containing protein: protein MSTLEKAIVIATQAHAGQVDKGGNPYILHPLRIMLKMSTVETMISAVLHDVLEDTDVTVGELRNEGFSEEIIAAVIALTRNDDETYMEFVGRTKQNPIARLVKLGDLEDNSDLSRIPEPTEKDHERLLRYKRAIKELLSI from the coding sequence ATGAGTACATTAGAAAAAGCAATTGTGATTGCAACACAAGCTCATGCTGGACAAGTCGATAAGGGTGGCAACCCATATATACTCCACCCTTTGCGAATCATGTTAAAGATGTCGACTGTAGAAACTATGATATCAGCTGTTTTACACGATGTGCTTGAGGATACAGATGTTACAGTGGGAGAGCTTCGAAACGAAGGGTTCTCTGAGGAAATCATTGCGGCAGTTATTGCTTTGACTAGAAATGATGACGAAACATATATGGAATTCGTCGGAAGAACAAAGCAAAATCCAATCGCAAGGTTAGTGAAGTTGGGTGACTTAGAGGACAATAGTGATTTGTCAAGGATTCCAGAGCCAACTGAGAAAGACCATGAGCGACTGCTACGCTATAAGAGAGCCATTAAAGAACTGCTTTCAATATAG
- a CDS encoding ankyrin repeat domain-containing protein: MKKRYIFLSVFLFIFGVFFYKLTGGIAKDVPNFNSVYDESFNPQEFIKSARSGDLNKVKFHIEKNIDPNVTNSDGRTALLGAVIEKQYEVVDYLLLNKADPNKKDNYEQSPLKTAMEIKDKKLIELLQRNGAKNEQVGVRRGLLLTEPSKDI; this comes from the coding sequence ATGAAAAAACGCTATATATTCTTAAGTGTATTTCTGTTTATATTTGGAGTTTTTTTCTATAAGTTAACTGGTGGTATCGCTAAAGATGTACCTAATTTTAACAGCGTTTATGATGAGTCTTTTAATCCTCAGGAGTTTATTAAGTCAGCAAGAAGCGGCGATCTGAACAAAGTGAAGTTCCACATTGAGAAAAATATCGATCCCAATGTAACTAATAGTGACGGAAGGACTGCCCTCTTAGGTGCTGTTATTGAAAAACAATATGAAGTCGTAGATTACTTACTTCTTAATAAGGCTGACCCGAACAAGAAAGATAACTACGAACAATCACCACTCAAAACAGCAATGGAAATAAAGGATAAAAAACTGATTGAGCTGCTCCAACGTAATGGGGCTAAGAATGAACAGGTAGGCGTTAGGCGAGGACTATTGCTTACTGAACCAAGTAAGGATATTTGA